In Aestuariibaculum lutulentum, one DNA window encodes the following:
- the lpxB gene encoding lipid-A-disaccharide synthase, giving the protein MKYYILAGEASGDLHGSNLMKALFEVDAHAEIRFWGGDLMQSVGGTLVKHYKERAFMGFAEVIMNLNKIFKLIAFCKEDIKAYNPDVLIFIDNSGFNLRIAKWAKQEGITTNYYISPQVWASRAKRVFDIKRDIDAMYVILPFVEDFYKKYDYKVNFVGHPLIDAIANRDQVNETKFREAHNLGNKPIIALLPGSRKQEIKNMLSVMLEMVDSFKDYQFVIAGAPSQDYSFYETFIKSNNVKFISNKTYDLLSISTAALVTSGTATLETALFKIPQVVCYKANAISYHIAKRIITLKFISLVNLIMDKEVVTELIQNDFNKKRLKQELTRILDETERKKMFLNYYELEKALGGKGASKKTAQLIYNSIKK; this is encoded by the coding sequence ATGAAGTATTACATTTTAGCAGGAGAAGCATCAGGCGATTTACACGGCTCTAACCTAATGAAAGCATTATTTGAAGTCGATGCTCATGCTGAAATCAGATTTTGGGGAGGAGACCTTATGCAGTCTGTTGGTGGCACTCTAGTTAAACACTATAAAGAACGTGCTTTCATGGGCTTCGCTGAAGTGATTATGAACCTGAATAAAATCTTCAAACTTATTGCGTTTTGCAAAGAAGATATTAAAGCCTACAATCCAGATGTTCTTATTTTTATAGACAATTCGGGTTTTAATCTGCGTATTGCCAAATGGGCAAAGCAAGAAGGCATTACCACAAATTATTACATTTCACCTCAGGTATGGGCATCACGAGCTAAACGTGTTTTTGATATTAAACGCGACATCGATGCCATGTATGTTATCTTACCCTTTGTTGAAGACTTCTACAAAAAGTACGATTATAAAGTAAACTTTGTTGGGCATCCGCTTATCGATGCCATTGCGAACAGAGATCAGGTTAACGAAACTAAATTTAGAGAAGCCCATAATTTAGGCAACAAACCAATTATTGCTTTGTTACCCGGAAGTCGAAAACAGGAAATAAAGAATATGCTTTCGGTGATGCTGGAAATGGTTGATAGTTTTAAGGATTATCAATTTGTTATTGCCGGTGCACCAAGTCAGGATTACAGTTTTTATGAAACTTTTATTAAATCGAATAACGTAAAATTCATATCGAATAAAACTTACGATTTATTAAGCATTTCAACAGCAGCGTTAGTCACTTCGGGTACCGCTACTTTAGAAACAGCATTATTTAAAATACCCCAGGTTGTCTGCTACAAAGCCAATGCCATTTCATACCATATTGCAAAACGTATAATAACTTTAAAGTTTATTTCGTTAGTAAATTTAATTATGGATAAAGAAGTCGTAACTGAATTGATTCAGAATGATTTCAACAAAAAAAGGCTAAAACAAGAATTAACTCGTATTTTAGACGAAACGGAACGTAAAAAAATGTTCTTGAATTATTACGAATTAGAAAAAGCCCTTGGCGGAAAAGGTGCCAGCAAAAAAACAGCTCAATTAATCTACAATTCAATAAAAAAATAA
- the surE gene encoding 5'/3'-nucleotidase SurE yields MTERPLILVTNDDGITAPGIRTLISIMNTLGDVVVVAPDSPQSGMGHAITIDSTLYVEQLKVDDGPQTEYSCSGTPADCVKLAIREKLHRKPDLCVSGINHGSNSSINVIYSGTMSAAIEAGIEGIPAIGFSLLDYKWSADFEAAKSFVKTITENVLKHGLPNGVVLNVNLPNLPKQDIKGIKVCRQARANWVEEFDKRKTPSGKDYYWLTGRFVNLDGGEDTDEWALENGYVSVVPVQFDLTAHHYIQNLNSWNLND; encoded by the coding sequence ATGACAGAAAGACCGCTTATACTTGTAACGAATGACGACGGCATAACAGCACCAGGAATTCGAACTCTAATTTCAATTATGAATACCCTTGGAGATGTGGTAGTTGTCGCTCCGGACAGTCCGCAAAGCGGTATGGGGCATGCAATCACTATCGACTCTACATTATATGTTGAACAGCTAAAAGTTGATGACGGACCTCAAACCGAATACAGTTGTTCAGGTACTCCTGCCGACTGTGTTAAACTGGCTATTCGAGAAAAATTACATCGTAAACCCGATTTATGTGTCTCAGGAATTAATCACGGTTCGAACTCCTCTATAAATGTTATTTATTCTGGTACGATGAGTGCTGCCATTGAGGCAGGTATCGAAGGCATCCCTGCCATTGGTTTTTCATTGTTAGATTACAAATGGAGTGCCGATTTTGAAGCTGCCAAAAGTTTTGTAAAAACCATTACCGAAAATGTTTTAAAGCATGGTTTACCAAATGGTGTTGTACTTAATGTTAACCTTCCTAATTTACCGAAACAAGATATTAAAGGTATTAAAGTTTGCAGACAAGCCAGAGCCAATTGGGTGGAAGAATTCGATAAAAGAAAAACACCTTCAGGCAAAGACTACTATTGGCTTACTGGACGATTTGTAAACTTAGATGGTGGTGAAGATACAGACGAGTGGGCTTTAGAAAATGGTTATGTTTCTGTTGTACCCGTACAATTCGATTTAACAGCGCATCATTACATTCAAAATTTAAACTCCTGGAATTTAAATGATTAA
- a CDS encoding carboxy terminal-processing peptidase, with protein MRRKYKVLLLALLLGFASCSFTTKKFDNPDKDKLLIQVITFVLENGHYDPVMFDDTFSEKLFKNYLDVLDPVKRYFYQSDYEDFAKYKLTLDDQIKATDITFFNVVHERLVKRIAEAKEIYAEVLSKPFDYTLDESFNTDYEQTGFVKNKAELKDRWRRQLKFSALSNYDDIYEEELRAKEKDPSHVMKTDAEIEKEARESTLRSIEIYFNDNLEDFQREDWFAIYVNTIVEEFDPHTYYLAPNSKEDFDQRMSGKLEGIGAQLQKRNDYIKVVSLISGGPAWRSQELEVEDLILKVKQEDEDQPVNIVGMRINDAIKYIKGPKGTKVTLTVKKVDGTIKDITLTRDVIELVDTYAKSSVVKKDGMTFGIIDLPSFYVDFKDYKNINAAKDVKTEIARLKSEGIEGLVLDLRNNGGGSLPTVVDMAGLFIKDGPVVQVRSTGKAKEVLEDRDSSISWDGPLVILVNEISASASEIMSAAMQDYKRAIIIGGKQTYGKGTVQNVINLNTMLRNNTSGDLGALALTTQKYYRINGGSVQLEGVKSDVKVPGRFSFIEVGEKDKDNPLPWDEIDSADYTPWNYFDYDAIVKSSEERMKNNQQLKLIEENAKWVKGKIDETVVSLNFKKYKAELDLNEEEAKRFEAISDYKTNLTFNSTSYERSLFEKDTTDLKEKRNRWHESLSQDVYVEEALNVLEDMKASQRLKKIVTANAEVKN; from the coding sequence ATGAGAAGGAAATATAAAGTGTTGCTGCTGGCCTTACTTCTGGGGTTTGCATCCTGCAGTTTTACTACAAAAAAGTTTGATAATCCTGATAAAGATAAGTTATTAATTCAAGTTATAACTTTTGTTTTGGAGAATGGACATTATGATCCTGTAATGTTTGACGATACGTTTTCAGAGAAATTATTTAAAAATTATCTAGATGTTTTAGATCCTGTAAAACGCTATTTTTATCAGTCGGATTACGAAGATTTTGCTAAGTATAAATTAACGCTTGATGACCAGATTAAAGCCACGGATATTACGTTTTTCAATGTGGTGCATGAGCGTTTGGTGAAGCGTATAGCAGAAGCTAAAGAGATTTATGCCGAAGTATTGTCAAAACCTTTTGATTACACACTTGATGAATCGTTTAACACCGATTACGAGCAAACAGGCTTTGTGAAAAATAAAGCAGAATTGAAAGACCGTTGGAGAAGACAACTTAAGTTCTCTGCACTTTCAAATTATGACGATATTTATGAGGAAGAGTTAAGAGCAAAAGAAAAAGATCCGTCTCATGTTATGAAAACAGATGCAGAGATTGAGAAAGAAGCTCGTGAATCTACGCTGCGTTCGATAGAGATTTATTTCAACGATAACTTAGAGGATTTTCAACGTGAAGACTGGTTCGCTATTTATGTGAATACGATTGTTGAAGAGTTCGATCCGCACACCTATTATTTGGCTCCAAACAGTAAAGAAGATTTCGATCAGCGCATGTCTGGTAAATTAGAAGGAATTGGGGCGCAACTTCAAAAGCGTAACGACTATATTAAAGTAGTGAGTTTGATTTCTGGAGGTCCGGCATGGAGAAGTCAGGAATTAGAGGTTGAAGATTTAATCTTAAAAGTAAAGCAGGAAGACGAAGACCAGCCGGTAAATATTGTTGGCATGCGTATTAATGATGCTATTAAATATATTAAAGGTCCAAAGGGAACTAAAGTGACTTTAACCGTTAAAAAGGTTGATGGAACCATTAAGGATATTACCTTAACCAGAGATGTTATTGAGTTGGTAGATACTTATGCAAAATCGTCGGTAGTTAAAAAGGACGGAATGACGTTTGGTATCATTGATTTGCCATCGTTTTATGTCGATTTTAAAGATTATAAAAATATCAATGCAGCTAAAGATGTAAAAACCGAGATTGCACGATTAAAATCTGAAGGGATAGAAGGTCTGGTTTTAGATTTACGTAATAACGGTGGAGGATCGTTGCCAACGGTTGTTGATATGGCTGGGTTGTTTATAAAAGATGGTCCGGTTGTGCAAGTGCGTTCAACAGGTAAGGCTAAAGAAGTTCTGGAAGATCGAGATAGTTCAATTTCTTGGGATGGGCCATTAGTAATCTTAGTGAATGAAATATCGGCTTCAGCTTCCGAAATTATGTCGGCAGCTATGCAGGATTACAAGCGAGCTATTATTATAGGAGGTAAGCAAACCTACGGAAAAGGAACAGTTCAGAATGTCATTAACTTAAACACCATGTTAAGAAATAATACGAGTGGCGATTTAGGCGCTTTAGCGTTAACCACTCAAAAGTATTATAGAATTAACGGGGGTTCTGTTCAGTTGGAAGGTGTTAAAAGCGATGTGAAAGTGCCTGGTCGTTTCAGTTTTATTGAAGTAGGAGAGAAGGATAAAGATAATCCTCTACCATGGGATGAAATCGATTCAGCTGATTATACACCTTGGAATTATTTTGATTACGATGCTATTGTAAAAAGCAGTGAAGAACGAATGAAAAATAATCAGCAGTTAAAGTTAATTGAAGAAAATGCGAAATGGGTAAAAGGTAAAATTGATGAAACTGTCGTGTCATTGAATTTTAAAAAATATAAAGCTGAACTGGATTTAAATGAAGAAGAAGCTAAACGATTTGAGGCTATTTCAGATTATAAAACGAATCTTACTTTTAATTCAACATCTTACGAAAGATCGCTTTTTGAAAAGGATACAACCGATTTGAAAGAAAAACGTAACCGCTGGCACGAGAGTTTAAGTCAGGATGTTTATGTTGAAGAAGCTCTTAATGTGTTGGAAGATATGAAAGCGTCTCAGCGTCTTAAAAAGATAGTTACAGCCAATGCTGAGGTGAAAAACTAA
- a CDS encoding ABC transporter permease: MGYKSNSLKHLALQKFKKNFWGVFSFGFVIFVGIISVFAYVFAPDSSQHANQMHLAIHSKKPGFKVTMLTIPSQLQIEQSAFDKIFFGTKTTDTEIPVSDYQIKEGELTYTEYASDGLKGVEKTISLAGFPNRSVDGFVKEKTFLFGTDKYGRDLLSRILVGARISFFIGFVAVFISLILGIFMGSLAGYFGGKIDAVIMWVINVTWSIPTLLLVIAITLALGKGFWQVFIAVGLTMWVEVARVVRGQVISVKEQQYVTAARALGFDDFRIIAKHILPNIMAPVIVISAANFASAILIESGLSFLGIGAQPPMASWGAMIKDHYNYIILGKPYLALIPGLCIMSLVMAFMLIGNALRDALDVKA; this comes from the coding sequence ATGGGTTATAAATCGAACTCCTTAAAACACTTAGCGCTCCAAAAGTTTAAAAAGAACTTTTGGGGCGTTTTTAGTTTTGGTTTTGTGATTTTTGTGGGGATTATTTCGGTGTTTGCTTATGTGTTTGCTCCAGATAGTTCGCAGCATGCTAATCAAATGCATTTGGCTATCCATTCCAAAAAACCGGGTTTTAAAGTAACAATGTTAACCATTCCATCTCAGTTGCAAATAGAACAAAGTGCTTTTGATAAAATATTCTTTGGAACGAAAACAACCGATACGGAAATTCCTGTTTCAGATTACCAAATAAAAGAAGGAGAGTTAACCTATACAGAATATGCATCTGATGGTTTAAAAGGTGTTGAAAAAACAATAAGTTTAGCTGGTTTTCCTAATCGATCTGTTGATGGTTTTGTAAAGGAGAAAACATTTTTGTTTGGAACCGATAAATATGGGCGTGATTTGTTGAGTCGTATTTTAGTGGGGGCGAGAATCTCCTTTTTTATTGGTTTTGTAGCCGTTTTTATTTCGTTAATTCTCGGGATTTTTATGGGAAGTTTAGCAGGGTATTTTGGAGGTAAAATTGATGCGGTGATTATGTGGGTAATTAATGTAACTTGGTCTATACCAACGTTACTTCTGGTTATTGCTATAACTCTGGCTTTAGGAAAAGGTTTTTGGCAGGTGTTTATTGCTGTAGGTTTAACCATGTGGGTTGAGGTGGCCAGAGTGGTTAGAGGGCAGGTAATAAGTGTTAAAGAGCAGCAATATGTTACAGCGGCCAGGGCTTTAGGTTTTGATGATTTTAGAATTATAGCAAAACATATTTTGCCTAATATTATGGCGCCTGTTATTGTAATTTCGGCAGCCAATTTTGCCTCCGCGATTTTAATTGAAAGTGGTTTAAGCTTTTTAGGTATTGGAGCACAACCACCTATGGCAAGCTGGGGAGCCATGATTAAAGATCACTACAATTATATTATTCTCGGAAAACCTTATTTAGCACTTATACCAGGACTTTGTATTATGAGTTTGGTAATGGCTTTTATGCTTATAGGTAATGCACTGCGTGATGCGTTAGATGTTAAGGCTTAG
- the yihA gene encoding ribosome biogenesis GTP-binding protein YihA/YsxC: protein MQIKTAEFVMSNSDVAKCPKSMLPEYAFIGRSNVGKSSLINMLTNRKSLAKTSGKPGKTQLINHFLINKNWHLVDLPGYGYARVSKSTKKVFQKFITEYFSKREQLVTAFVLVDIRHEPQPIDLEFMQWLGENGIPFSIIFTKADKLKPKAIENHIEAYQNILLETWEDMPNYFVTSSSKEIGKDDVLNYIDELNENMQLSSN, encoded by the coding sequence ATGCAAATAAAAACTGCAGAATTTGTTATGAGCAACTCCGACGTTGCTAAATGTCCAAAAAGCATGTTACCAGAATATGCCTTTATCGGGCGAAGTAATGTTGGAAAATCGTCGCTTATAAACATGCTTACCAACCGAAAAAGTTTAGCCAAAACATCTGGAAAACCAGGAAAAACACAGTTAATAAATCACTTTTTAATTAACAAAAACTGGCATCTGGTAGATTTACCTGGATATGGTTATGCTCGTGTTTCGAAAAGCACAAAAAAGGTATTTCAAAAGTTTATTACCGAGTATTTTAGCAAACGTGAACAATTAGTAACAGCCTTCGTTTTAGTAGATATCCGACACGAACCACAACCTATCGATTTAGAATTTATGCAGTGGTTAGGAGAAAATGGCATCCCTTTTTCAATTATATTTACAAAAGCCGACAAATTAAAACCGAAGGCCATTGAAAATCATATTGAAGCTTACCAAAACATTCTTTTGGAAACATGGGAAGACATGCCAAATTATTTTGTGACTTCATCGAGTAAAGAAATTGGTAAAGATGATGTTCTCAATTACATAGATGAACTTAATGAAAATATGCAATTAAGCTCAAACTAA
- a CDS encoding alpha/beta fold hydrolase produces the protein MTHRLKKEKNYSYIEAGEGTPIIVLHGLMGGLSNFDSVIKHFSQTGYKVIIPELPIYTKPLLKTNVKSFAGFLNEFIEFKGYNEVILLGNSLGGHIGLYYTKLYPTKVKALIITGSSGLYESAMGSGYTKRSDYEVIKKKAQDVFYDPEVATKEIVDEVYATVNDRNKLIKTLAIAKSAIRHNMAKDLPKMQTPTCIIWGKNDTVTPPEVAVEFNELLPNSELFWIDKCGHAAMMEHPEEFNKILEAWLNNKSL, from the coding sequence ATGACGCATCGTTTAAAAAAAGAAAAGAACTACAGCTATATTGAAGCTGGCGAAGGTACGCCAATTATTGTTTTACACGGCTTAATGGGCGGATTAAGTAATTTTGATTCGGTAATAAAACATTTTAGCCAGACCGGCTACAAGGTCATCATCCCAGAACTACCTATATACACTAAGCCATTACTAAAAACTAATGTTAAAAGTTTTGCCGGCTTTTTAAATGAATTCATTGAATTTAAAGGTTACAATGAAGTTATTCTATTAGGAAATTCTCTTGGAGGACACATTGGTTTATATTACACCAAATTATACCCGACTAAAGTAAAAGCTTTAATAATTACCGGAAGCTCTGGACTGTATGAAAGCGCCATGGGTAGCGGTTACACAAAACGCAGTGATTACGAAGTTATTAAAAAGAAAGCTCAGGATGTTTTTTACGATCCTGAAGTAGCAACAAAAGAGATTGTTGACGAAGTTTACGCTACAGTAAACGACCGTAATAAACTTATAAAAACTTTAGCTATTGCCAAAAGCGCTATACGCCACAACATGGCTAAAGATTTACCTAAAATGCAAACACCAACCTGTATTATCTGGGGAAAAAACGACACGGTTACACCTCCGGAAGTTGCTGTAGAATTTAATGAGCTTTTACCGAATTCAGAATTATTCTGGATTGATAAATGCGGACATGCTGCCATGATGGAGCACCCGGAAGAATTCAACAAAATTCTTGAAGCCTGGCTTAACAACAAAAGTTTATAG
- the mraZ gene encoding division/cell wall cluster transcriptional repressor MraZ: MDLLTGTYDCKVDAKGRLMMPAPLKKQLSSILEEGFVLRRSVFQKCLELYPMAEWQRLMLKMNKLNRFKKKNNDFIRRFTAGVKIVEIDANGRLLIPKDLTVFANISKEIVVASAINIVEIWDKDLYEQAIDDAADDFADLAEEVMGQDDEDYGIS; encoded by the coding sequence GTGGACTTACTAACAGGAACATACGATTGTAAAGTAGATGCCAAAGGTAGATTAATGATGCCTGCGCCGTTGAAAAAGCAGTTGTCTTCTATTTTAGAAGAAGGTTTTGTGTTGCGTCGTTCAGTATTTCAAAAGTGTTTAGAATTGTATCCCATGGCAGAGTGGCAAAGGCTGATGCTTAAGATGAATAAGCTAAACAGGTTTAAAAAGAAGAATAACGATTTTATTCGTCGCTTTACAGCTGGTGTTAAAATTGTTGAGATTGATGCTAACGGTCGTTTGTTAATTCCAAAAGATTTAACGGTGTTTGCAAATATTTCAAAGGAGATTGTTGTTGCTTCGGCGATAAACATTGTTGAAATATGGGATAAAGATTTATATGAACAAGCCATTGATGATGCAGCTGATGATTTCGCAGATTTAGCTGAAGAGGTAATGGGACAAGATGATGAAGATTATGGAATATCATAA
- the rsmH gene encoding 16S rRNA (cytosine(1402)-N(4))-methyltransferase RsmH produces the protein MEYHNPVLLKETVDGLNINPDGIYVDVTFGGGGHSREILSRLSEKGKLFAFDQDLDALENKIDDPRFTLINENFRHIKRFLRFYGVKKVDGILADFGVSSHQFDVAERGFSTRFDAELDMRMNQNSALSAYHVVNEYDEEQLRAVLAQYGELRSASAMARLIVEKREEAPIVTSDQLKAVLKKFLSPKHENKILAQIYQAIRIEVNQEIEVIKELLLQSPELLNEKGRLSLISYHSLEDRLVKRFIRNGMFEGEPERDMFGNFEVPFKKVGGLIVPTKEEIKINSRARSAKLRIAEKV, from the coding sequence ATGGAATATCATAACCCGGTATTGTTAAAAGAAACGGTGGATGGATTGAATATTAATCCGGATGGCATTTATGTAGATGTGACTTTTGGTGGTGGCGGACATAGTAGAGAAATATTAAGTAGACTGAGTGAGAAAGGAAAATTGTTTGCTTTCGATCAGGATTTAGACGCTCTTGAAAATAAAATTGATGATCCGAGATTTACGCTAATCAATGAAAATTTTAGACACATAAAACGTTTTTTAAGATTTTATGGCGTAAAAAAAGTGGATGGAATTTTGGCAGATTTTGGTGTGTCGTCGCATCAGTTTGATGTTGCGGAACGAGGATTTTCAACCCGTTTTGATGCTGAATTAGATATGCGAATGAATCAGAATAGTGCATTATCGGCATATCATGTGGTAAACGAATATGATGAGGAGCAGTTGAGAGCGGTGTTGGCTCAGTATGGTGAGTTGCGTTCAGCGTCGGCAATGGCGAGACTAATTGTTGAAAAACGAGAAGAAGCTCCAATTGTTACCAGTGATCAGTTAAAAGCTGTACTGAAAAAGTTTTTGTCGCCAAAGCATGAAAATAAAATTTTAGCACAAATCTATCAGGCGATTCGTATAGAAGTGAATCAGGAAATAGAGGTTATTAAAGAATTGTTGCTTCAGTCTCCTGAGTTGTTAAATGAAAAAGGGCGCTTGAGTTTAATTTCATACCACTCGTTAGAAGATCGTTTAGTAAAGCGTTTTATAAGAAACGGAATGTTTGAAGGAGAACCGGAGCGCGATATGTTTGGGAATTTTGAAGTGCCTTTTAAAAAAGTAGGCGGTTTAATAGTTCCAACAAAAGAAGAGATAAAAATAAATAGCAGAGCCAGAAGCGCGAAATTAAGAATAGCAGAAAAGGTATAA
- a CDS encoding FtsL-like putative cell division protein, which produces MKQNIYRILKGTFLVSDDAFKNWRFIIFVSVLAIVMIASSHSADKKVYEIARLKNEVNEMRSAFIDGRSRLMKLKMESAVINVMKDKGIAPSVIPPKKIKIKSQN; this is translated from the coding sequence ATGAAGCAGAATATCTATCGCATATTAAAAGGAACATTTTTAGTTAGTGATGATGCTTTTAAAAACTGGAGGTTCATCATTTTTGTTTCGGTTTTGGCTATAGTAATGATTGCGAGCTCGCATAGTGCAGATAAAAAAGTGTACGAAATTGCACGATTGAAAAATGAAGTCAACGAAATGCGTTCAGCATTTATAGATGGTCGGTCTCGGTTGATGAAGTTAAAAATGGAATCGGCAGTAATTAATGTAATGAAAGATAAGGGAATTGCGCCATCGGTAATTCCGCCAAAAAAAATAAAAATTAAATCACAAAACTAA
- a CDS encoding penicillin-binding protein codes for MFVFGVAVLFKLFSIQFLQGEKYRALADTRVVKNVKIPANRGNVYSVKGNLLATSVPKYDVRIDLLTPSSATFEEYLIPLSDSLAKYSGKSSSYYQKALRKERANRNRYFLLARNVGYGDYIRLRNFPLLRLGAFKGGLIVEQTTKREHPMGAIAQRSIGYERFDEDGNVTRAGIDGAFGVKYLRGTDGQRRKQKIGKGQWKPLSDANEIEPKDGYDVYTTIDVNIQDIAHHALLKQLEEYEAEHGCVVVMEAKTGEIRAISNLGRNENGKYYERLNYAVGEAHEPGSTFKVMALMAALEDKVVDTSTIINTGVGYKQFYGKGIKDTHGHGKISAARTLEVSSNIGLATIIDQGYSKQPQKFVNHLQDWGLDKTLGLPILGEGEPVIPKPGDKIWSRNALPSMAYGYNLKLTPLQTLTFYNAIANNGVMVKPKFIREVKELDQVVESFAEVEEGDKICSEKTLKEIQDILKHIVERGTGRSLYSPYFSMAGKTGTAQTEYWMKDWKQNRRYISSFAGYFPADNPKYSCIVVIHKPSVKKGYYGADVTGPVFQRIAQKIHTDTPIIDEVETLEVKRASVEKEFNGFYETAQTYKTIMPNVVGLPVMDAVALLENMQVHVTVKLQGNGVVKSQSIEKNIKLKDNQTIILTAS; via the coding sequence ATGTTCGTCTTTGGTGTTGCCGTGTTGTTTAAGTTGTTCAGTATACAGTTTTTACAAGGTGAAAAATATCGTGCATTAGCCGATACACGCGTGGTTAAGAATGTGAAAATTCCGGCGAACCGTGGTAATGTGTACTCGGTTAAAGGGAATTTATTGGCAACGTCGGTACCTAAGTACGATGTACGCATCGATTTGCTAACGCCTTCAAGTGCAACTTTCGAAGAATATCTTATTCCGCTTAGCGATTCTCTGGCTAAGTACTCGGGAAAATCCTCAAGTTATTATCAAAAAGCATTACGTAAAGAGCGTGCTAACAGAAATCGTTATTTTTTACTGGCAAGAAATGTTGGGTATGGCGATTATATTCGATTAAGAAATTTTCCGCTGTTACGATTAGGAGCATTCAAAGGAGGTTTAATTGTAGAGCAAACCACCAAACGCGAACATCCTATGGGGGCCATTGCTCAACGTTCTATAGGATATGAAAGATTTGATGAAGATGGAAATGTAACTCGCGCCGGTATTGATGGCGCTTTTGGCGTTAAATACCTGAGAGGAACAGATGGACAGCGCAGAAAGCAAAAAATAGGAAAAGGCCAGTGGAAACCATTAAGCGACGCTAACGAAATTGAACCTAAAGACGGTTATGATGTTTATACAACTATTGATGTTAATATTCAGGATATCGCGCATCATGCGTTGTTAAAACAGCTTGAAGAATACGAGGCTGAGCATGGGTGTGTTGTGGTTATGGAAGCTAAAACTGGCGAAATTCGTGCGATTTCTAATTTAGGTAGAAATGAAAACGGAAAATATTACGAGCGCTTAAACTATGCCGTTGGTGAAGCACACGAACCAGGTTCTACCTTTAAAGTGATGGCTTTAATGGCGGCTTTAGAAGATAAAGTTGTTGATACCTCTACAATAATAAATACTGGAGTTGGGTATAAGCAGTTTTATGGAAAAGGAATAAAGGATACACACGGTCATGGTAAAATTTCTGCGGCAAGAACGTTAGAGGTGTCGTCTAACATTGGTTTGGCAACGATTATTGATCAAGGGTATTCAAAACAACCTCAAAAATTTGTGAATCATTTACAGGATTGGGGCTTAGATAAAACTTTAGGGTTGCCAATTCTTGGAGAAGGGGAGCCTGTAATTCCGAAGCCGGGAGATAAAATATGGAGTAGAAATGCGCTTCCGTCTATGGCTTATGGGTATAACTTAAAATTAACGCCGTTGCAAACTTTAACCTTTTATAATGCTATTGCTAATAATGGGGTTATGGTGAAGCCTAAGTTTATTCGTGAAGTAAAAGAATTAGATCAGGTCGTAGAATCGTTTGCAGAGGTTGAAGAAGGTGATAAAATATGTTCAGAGAAAACACTGAAAGAAATTCAGGATATTTTGAAGCATATTGTCGAGCGTGGCACGGGGCGTTCCTTATATTCGCCGTATTTTTCGATGGCAGGTAAAACGGGTACAGCACAAACAGAATATTGGATGAAAGACTGGAAGCAAAACAGACGATACATTTCATCGTTTGCCGGGTATTTCCCTGCCGATAATCCAAAATACTCTTGCATTGTGGTTATTCATAAACCAAGTGTAAAGAAAGGGTATTATGGTGCCGATGTAACTGGGCCTGTATTTCAAAGAATTGCTCAAAAAATTCATACCGATACACCAATTATTGATGAAGTGGAAACTTTAGAGGTGAAGCGTGCTTCGGTAGAAAAAGAGTTTAATGGTTTCTATGAAACGGCTCAGACTTATAAAACTATCATGCCTAATGTTGTTGGGTTGCCAGTTATGGATGCTGTGGCGTTGTTAGAAAATATGCAGGTGCACGTCACTGTGAAATTACAAGGTAACGGCGTGGTAAAAAGCCAGTCGATTGAAAAAAATATCAAATTAAAAGATAATCAAACCATCATATTAACAGCTTCATGA